In one Bacillus sp. PK3_68 genomic region, the following are encoded:
- a CDS encoding S66 peptidase family protein, with the protein MQPPRLQPGDEIRVIAPSMSMAIVKGKQVELAKERLEQLGFRVTFGRHVDEHDLVFSTSVENRIEDLHEAFRDPAVKAIFTAIGGYNANQLLAHIDYELIRNNPKILIGYSDITALQLAIYRQTGLITYSGPHFSTFGMKYMADYTIQGMLTALTNDAPFELETPETWSDDKWYLEQEDRTYYPNEGPVIITEGRAEGRLIGGNLCTLNLLQGTEFMPSLKGAVLFIEDDNETHLMKFDRDLQSILHLPEAKELKAVLIGRFQKESDVTESALISLLKNKPELAGIPVLLNVSFGHTDPMATLPIGGQAEIAAQNGKAEIIIYGA; encoded by the coding sequence ATGCAGCCACCGCGTTTACAGCCCGGAGATGAAATTCGGGTGATTGCTCCATCAATGAGCATGGCGATTGTAAAAGGAAAGCAGGTAGAGCTGGCCAAAGAACGACTCGAACAATTAGGTTTTCGCGTTACCTTTGGCCGCCATGTTGATGAGCATGACCTTGTATTTTCTACATCGGTTGAAAATAGAATAGAAGACTTGCATGAAGCATTTCGCGATCCGGCCGTAAAAGCGATTTTTACGGCAATCGGAGGATACAATGCGAACCAGCTCCTTGCCCACATTGATTATGAGCTCATTAGAAACAATCCTAAAATCCTCATCGGGTATAGCGATATTACAGCACTTCAGCTGGCCATCTATAGACAAACCGGTTTAATTACCTATTCTGGACCCCATTTTTCTACGTTTGGCATGAAGTATATGGCAGATTACACCATTCAAGGCATGCTGACTGCTTTAACGAATGATGCGCCCTTCGAATTAGAAACTCCTGAAACATGGAGTGACGATAAATGGTACTTGGAACAAGAAGACCGTACATATTATCCAAATGAAGGACCTGTTATTATCACAGAAGGGCGAGCAGAGGGACGGCTAATTGGCGGTAATCTTTGCACGTTGAATTTGCTGCAAGGAACAGAGTTTATGCCTTCTTTAAAAGGAGCAGTATTGTTTATTGAAGATGATAATGAAACTCATTTAATGAAGTTTGACCGCGATCTGCAGTCAATCCTTCATTTACCTGAAGCGAAGGAATTGAAAGCTGTGTTGATTGGGCGTTTTCAAAAAGAGTCCGATGTGACCGAATCTGCCCTCATTTCGCTGCTGAAAAATAAGCCGGAACTTGCTGGAATTCCTGTATTGCTGAATGTTAGTTTTGGTCATACAGACCCAATGGCTACATTGCCAATTGGTGGCCAAGCGGAGATTGCGGCACAAAATGGCAAGGCTGAAATTATTATTTACGGAGCGTAA
- the adhP gene encoding alcohol dehydrogenase AdhP, which yields MKAAVVNEFKQDLEVKTVSKPKPGPGEALVKMEACGVCHTDLHAAHGDWPVKPKLPLIPGHEGVGVVEAVGEGVTTLKVGDRVGIPWLYSACGECEYCLKGQETLCPNQENGGYSVDGGYAEYCLAAADYVAKIPDELDSVAAAPILCAGVTTYKALKVSGAKPGDWVAIYGIGGLGHIALQYAKAMGFNVVAVDIADEKLVLAKELGADETVNGMQENPVEAIQNRVGGVQAAVSVAVTKRAFEQAYQSVKRGGTLVVVGLPNDELPIPIFDTVLNGVSVKGSIVGTRMDMKEALDFAARGKVKAQIETAPLDQINEVFEKMVQGKINGRIVLTM from the coding sequence ATGAAAGCTGCTGTGGTCAATGAATTTAAACAAGATTTAGAAGTGAAAACTGTATCAAAGCCTAAGCCGGGGCCTGGAGAAGCACTCGTAAAAATGGAGGCGTGCGGCGTGTGCCATACAGATTTGCATGCAGCTCATGGTGACTGGCCGGTAAAACCAAAGCTGCCGCTTATTCCCGGACATGAAGGAGTGGGTGTAGTCGAAGCGGTTGGTGAAGGGGTCACGACTTTAAAAGTGGGAGACCGCGTAGGGATCCCTTGGCTGTATTCCGCTTGCGGTGAATGCGAGTATTGCTTGAAAGGGCAAGAGACTCTTTGTCCGAATCAAGAGAATGGAGGCTATTCTGTTGATGGAGGCTACGCGGAATACTGTCTGGCTGCAGCAGATTATGTGGCGAAGATACCGGATGAGCTCGACTCAGTGGCAGCGGCCCCTATCTTGTGCGCAGGAGTAACCACATACAAAGCACTTAAAGTATCAGGAGCTAAGCCGGGAGACTGGGTAGCGATCTATGGTATTGGCGGTCTGGGCCATATTGCTCTTCAGTATGCGAAGGCAATGGGATTTAACGTAGTGGCGGTAGATATTGCAGATGAGAAGCTGGTACTCGCCAAAGAATTAGGCGCAGATGAAACAGTGAATGGCATGCAAGAAAATCCAGTCGAAGCGATTCAAAACCGTGTAGGCGGCGTTCAGGCAGCTGTCAGCGTAGCGGTAACAAAAAGAGCGTTTGAGCAAGCTTATCAATCTGTAAAACGCGGCGGTACGCTTGTTGTTGTCGGTCTTCCAAATGATGAACTGCCAATTCCGATCTTTGACACAGTTTTAAATGGCGTGTCAGTAAAAGGATCGATTGTTGGTACTCGCATGGATATGAAAGAAGCACTAGACTTTGCTGCAAGAGGAAAAGTAAAAGCGCAAATTGAAACCGCTCCGCTCGATCAAATCAATGAAGTGTTTGAAAAGATGGTCCAAGGAAAAATCAATGGGCGTATTGTCTTGACGATGTAA
- the adh gene encoding aldehyde dehydrogenase yields MIYANPGQEGSKVTFKKRYENFINGEWQAPVGGQYFENISPVTGEVFCEVARSQAEDIELALDAAHAAKDAWGRTSVAERANILNKIADRLEENLERLAVAETWDNGKAVRETLNADLPLAIDHFRYFAGAIRAQEGSLSQIDDDTVAYHFHEPLGVVGQIIPWNFPLLMGVWKLAPALAAGNCVVLKPAEQTPASILVFMELIQDLLPPGVVNIVNGFGFEAGKPLASNKRIAKIAFTGETTTGRLIMQYASQNLIPVTLELGGKSPNIFFDDVMEKDDAFLNKAIEGFVLFALNQGEVCTCPSRALIHESIYDQFMERAIERVKQIKTGNPLDTDTMMGAQASSEQMEKILSYIDIGNQEGAECLVGGGKNTVAGFENGYYVKPTVFKGANNMRIFQEEIFGPVVSVTTFKDEKEALEIANDTLYGLGAGVWSRHVNRAYRFGRSIQAGRVWTNCYHQYPAHAAFGGYKMSGVGRENHLMMLSHYQQTKNLLVSYSEDALGFF; encoded by the coding sequence ATGATTTATGCAAATCCGGGCCAGGAAGGGTCAAAAGTAACCTTTAAGAAACGATATGAAAATTTTATTAATGGAGAATGGCAGGCGCCTGTAGGCGGCCAGTACTTTGAAAATATTTCACCGGTGACGGGGGAAGTATTTTGCGAGGTAGCTCGCTCGCAGGCAGAAGATATTGAACTTGCCTTAGATGCAGCTCATGCGGCTAAAGATGCTTGGGGGCGGACATCCGTGGCCGAACGAGCGAATATTTTAAATAAAATTGCCGACCGCCTGGAAGAAAACCTTGAAAGGCTGGCGGTAGCCGAAACATGGGACAATGGAAAGGCCGTAAGGGAAACGTTGAATGCCGATTTACCGCTGGCGATTGACCATTTCCGCTATTTTGCCGGTGCGATCCGTGCACAGGAAGGATCGCTTAGCCAGATTGATGATGACACGGTTGCGTATCATTTCCATGAGCCGCTCGGTGTCGTCGGCCAAATTATCCCTTGGAACTTCCCGCTTCTTATGGGCGTGTGGAAGCTCGCTCCCGCCCTTGCGGCCGGCAACTGTGTCGTGCTAAAACCGGCAGAACAGACGCCAGCTTCTATTTTAGTCTTTATGGAACTGATCCAGGACCTGCTTCCTCCAGGAGTCGTAAACATTGTGAATGGCTTTGGGTTCGAAGCCGGCAAGCCGCTCGCCTCTAATAAACGCATTGCCAAAATTGCTTTTACAGGCGAGACGACAACGGGCCGCCTGATTATGCAGTATGCTTCGCAAAATTTGATTCCTGTCACCCTGGAACTTGGAGGCAAATCACCGAACATTTTCTTTGACGACGTCATGGAAAAAGATGATGCTTTCCTGAATAAAGCGATCGAAGGCTTTGTGCTTTTTGCCTTAAACCAAGGGGAAGTTTGTACATGCCCTTCCCGTGCATTGATTCATGAAAGTATTTACGATCAATTTATGGAGCGCGCGATTGAACGTGTCAAGCAAATCAAGACGGGCAATCCGCTTGATACCGATACGATGATGGGGGCCCAGGCTTCCAGTGAGCAAATGGAGAAAATCCTTTCTTATATTGATATCGGCAACCAGGAAGGAGCAGAATGCCTGGTGGGTGGCGGCAAAAACACGGTCGCAGGTTTTGAAAATGGGTATTATGTAAAACCAACGGTCTTTAAAGGCGCGAACAACATGAGAATTTTCCAGGAAGAAATTTTTGGACCGGTCGTTTCTGTGACCACCTTTAAAGATGAAAAAGAAGCACTGGAGATCGCCAATGATACGCTGTATGGGCTGGGCGCCGGTGTCTGGTCTCGCCACGTGAACCGGGCCTATCGCTTCGGCCGCAGCATTCAGGCAGGGCGTGTCTGGACAAACTGTTATCATCAGTATCCGGCCCATGCGGCATTCGGCGGCTACAAAATGTCGGGCGTTGGCCGTGAGAACCATTTGATGATGTTGTCTCATTACCAGCAAACGAAAAACCTGCTCGTCAGCTACAGCGAGGATGCCCTTGGATTCTTCTAA
- a CDS encoding S-layer homology domain-containing protein yields the protein MKLSKKMGTAAAALILSGSIWTSPADAANPFSDISSGYWAYPQIEKMANEGIITGFKDGTFRAGEPVTRAQSAIFIGRALQIKPGQSSTTSFQDISPSGTAAYPYIAALTQRGVFSKAESFYPNRTLTRAELAKIMVTAFNLPRAKGSNFTDVPEGHWAAEYIGTLAGAGITSGTSATTFSPNGKVTRGQLAVFISNVLKHHQPNDQNEELTNPQPLDHQSVTGTHSEIAKQILGLVNQERAKAGVGSLQYANDVAKVAQLKSEDMVKNNYFDHTSPTYGSPFEMMDQFSINYTFAGENIAAGYSTAEAVMEGWMNSPGHRANILNPNYKEMGIGIAKGGDYGIYYTQMFVKR from the coding sequence ATGAAACTATCAAAAAAAATGGGAACAGCCGCCGCCGCATTGATTCTTTCGGGCAGTATTTGGACATCTCCTGCAGATGCAGCCAATCCTTTTAGTGATATTTCCAGCGGATATTGGGCATACCCGCAAATCGAAAAAATGGCTAATGAGGGAATCATCACTGGATTCAAAGATGGGACCTTTCGAGCAGGTGAACCGGTAACTCGGGCACAGAGTGCCATTTTCATTGGACGGGCGCTTCAGATTAAGCCAGGACAATCCAGCACAACAAGTTTTCAAGATATTTCACCTTCTGGAACAGCTGCTTATCCTTATATTGCTGCTCTCACACAACGGGGCGTATTTTCTAAAGCAGAGAGCTTCTATCCAAATCGCACGCTTACAAGAGCAGAGTTAGCAAAAATTATGGTAACAGCATTTAATTTACCTAGGGCTAAAGGTTCGAATTTTACCGATGTACCGGAGGGCCATTGGGCAGCTGAGTATATTGGAACTCTTGCAGGAGCAGGAATTACTTCTGGAACATCAGCTACTACCTTCTCACCGAACGGGAAAGTAACGAGAGGACAGCTTGCTGTCTTTATTAGTAATGTTCTGAAGCATCATCAGCCAAATGATCAAAATGAGGAACTGACGAATCCGCAGCCGCTCGATCATCAGTCAGTTACGGGTACTCATTCTGAAATCGCAAAGCAAATTTTAGGGCTTGTCAACCAAGAACGAGCGAAAGCAGGAGTAGGATCGTTGCAGTATGCCAATGATGTGGCGAAGGTAGCCCAGCTAAAATCAGAAGACATGGTGAAAAACAACTATTTTGACCATACTTCTCCCACATATGGAAGTCCATTCGAAATGATGGATCAATTCAGCATTAACTACACATTTGCCGGGGAAAATATTGCTGCTGGTTACAGTACAGCAGAAGCCGTTATGGAAGGCTGGATGAACAGTCCCGGCCATCGCGCCAACATTTTAAATCCCAATTACAAAGAAATGGGAATTGGGATTGCCAAGGGCGGCGATTATGGCATTTATTACACTCAGATGTTCGTAAAGCGATAA
- the nagB gene encoding glucosamine-6-phosphate deaminase → MNIIKVKDYRELSETAARIVLKKVKQNPQMVLGLATGGTPEGMYERLVADHRTAGTSYKHITTFNLDEYAGLPRTDRNSYYTYMKHQLFDHIDIPEENIHLPNGEAKDLQEECLQYEQSIREAGDIDLQVLGIGGNGHIGFNEPGTPFHSITHVVTLDESTRKANARYFSSLAEVPTQALTMGIQTIMRAKEIVLLVSGESKAEAMVQLLTEEANESFPASALLAHPNVTVVVDEEALKKVEKQ, encoded by the coding sequence ATGAACATAATCAAAGTAAAAGATTACCGAGAACTAAGTGAAACAGCTGCCAGGATTGTATTAAAAAAAGTAAAACAAAATCCGCAAATGGTATTAGGGCTTGCTACAGGAGGAACCCCTGAAGGAATGTACGAGCGATTAGTGGCTGATCATCGTACAGCCGGAACAAGCTATAAACATATTACAACATTTAACCTTGATGAATATGCCGGTCTGCCACGGACAGACCGAAATAGCTACTATACGTATATGAAGCACCAATTGTTTGATCATATTGATATACCGGAGGAAAATATCCATTTGCCGAATGGAGAAGCGAAGGACTTACAGGAGGAATGTCTTCAGTACGAGCAGTCAATTAGAGAAGCAGGGGATATTGATTTGCAGGTGCTCGGTATCGGAGGAAATGGGCATATCGGTTTTAATGAACCAGGTACTCCTTTCCATTCAATCACTCATGTGGTAACGCTTGATGAATCCACAAGAAAAGCAAATGCCCGTTATTTCTCTAGTCTAGCTGAGGTGCCAACACAGGCACTTACTATGGGCATTCAAACAATCATGCGCGCGAAAGAAATTGTATTGCTCGTTTCAGGAGAATCAAAAGCAGAGGCAATGGTTCAACTGCTGACAGAGGAAGCGAACGAGAGCTTTCCGGCCTCGGCTTTGCTGGCACATCCGAATGTAACAGTGGTCGTTGATGAAGAGGCATTAAAAAAAGTAGAAAAACAGTAA
- a CDS encoding ATP-binding protein, with protein sequence MKKQDMIELLTGVRSSKQNYYTELKTTVEELKKRNSQLEIMNEVMRSFNINMSVQEMLENTLKKLQSIYPIKRVSLALFDGYELRLSYIFPEDSFYLKKETSFPKEHSLYNDVFVTGRERIYQQDDDSDFFEKEAFQHLHLHSVFLFPLTSRGKIIGVLSLGSLVPFSYDEKDQAFFLHLAGQIAVCVENARLYEEVFASKQQWEETFRAVSDAILVISPNGTVLSKNDAASSWPLDSHGDIRPFIKEAARSSRNPFEETIKFKKPHYAELRLQNKFYDCSCYPLFVEDSTLHAVILYIKDVTEKRQMEAQLLHSGQLAAIGEMAAGVAHELNNPLTAIIGNTQLLLRMNDINEKIRPLLDDIDLCGKRCRTIIRSLLAFSRQEEFSFKPCSLNQSVEEALSLTRRQIEKQNIQLDINLSSSLPLINGNLQQLSQVAVNLLINAKDALQDVKGRKRKIIVETKSDHHSAFLTVTDNGTGIAPEIINDIFHPFFTTKAANSGTGLGLPVSFGIAKSHGGRLLVESSNSYQTTFTLAIPLLSERL encoded by the coding sequence ATGAAAAAACAAGATATGATTGAACTATTAACAGGGGTCCGATCCTCAAAACAAAACTATTATACAGAGTTAAAGACAACAGTGGAAGAATTAAAGAAACGAAATAGCCAGCTTGAAATCATGAATGAAGTGATGAGAAGCTTCAATATCAATATGTCCGTTCAAGAAATGCTGGAGAATACGCTGAAAAAACTCCAAAGCATCTACCCTATCAAACGGGTGAGCCTCGCCCTCTTTGACGGTTATGAACTTCGTCTGTCCTATATCTTTCCCGAAGACTCATTCTATCTAAAAAAAGAGACTTCCTTTCCTAAAGAGCACTCTTTATATAACGACGTATTTGTAACTGGGCGAGAACGCATTTATCAACAGGACGATGACTCCGACTTTTTTGAAAAAGAAGCTTTTCAACATCTCCATCTTCACTCTGTTTTTTTATTTCCATTAACAAGCCGGGGGAAAATTATTGGCGTACTCTCCCTGGGCTCTCTTGTTCCCTTTTCATATGATGAGAAGGATCAAGCTTTCTTTCTGCATTTAGCTGGACAAATTGCTGTATGCGTGGAAAACGCCCGGCTGTATGAGGAAGTCTTTGCAAGCAAACAGCAATGGGAAGAAACCTTTCGTGCAGTCTCTGACGCCATTTTAGTTATCTCACCAAATGGAACCGTTTTATCCAAAAATGATGCAGCTTCTTCCTGGCCGCTGGATTCCCATGGAGACATTCGGCCATTCATAAAAGAAGCCGCCCGATCCTCTCGAAATCCATTTGAAGAAACCATTAAGTTCAAAAAGCCGCATTATGCTGAACTGCGGCTTCAAAATAAGTTTTATGATTGTTCCTGCTACCCTCTTTTTGTTGAAGACTCTACTCTCCATGCTGTTATTCTCTATATTAAAGATGTTACAGAAAAACGGCAAATGGAAGCCCAGCTCCTTCATTCCGGTCAGCTGGCAGCGATCGGTGAAATGGCAGCAGGAGTTGCTCATGAGCTTAATAATCCCTTAACAGCCATTATCGGAAATACACAGCTGCTTCTTCGCATGAATGATATAAATGAAAAGATAAGGCCACTGCTTGATGATATCGATCTTTGCGGGAAGCGATGTCGGACAATCATCCGCAGCTTGCTTGCTTTTTCCCGGCAGGAGGAGTTTTCCTTTAAGCCTTGCTCTTTAAACCAGTCAGTAGAAGAAGCGCTTAGTTTAACACGCCGACAAATTGAGAAACAGAACATTCAATTGGACATCAACCTTTCTTCTTCTCTGCCTCTCATCAACGGAAATTTACAACAGTTAAGTCAAGTAGCCGTGAATTTACTCATTAATGCTAAAGATGCGCTTCAAGATGTAAAAGGCAGAAAAAGAAAGATTATCGTTGAAACAAAGAGCGATCATCACTCTGCTTTTCTGACCGTTACGGATAATGGTACAGGAATTGCTCCAGAAATAATAAACGATATTTTCCACCCGTTTTTTACTACGAAAGCGGCAAACAGCGGAACCGGCCTTGGGCTGCCTGTTAGCTTTGGCATTGCCAAGTCACACGGGGGACGCCTCTTAGTCGAAAGTTCAAATTCATATCAAACTACATTCACATTAGCTATCCCTCTTTTAAGTGAAAGGCTGTGA
- a CDS encoding heme-binding protein, with translation MGMFIEQKTISSDLAERMVEAAKEKARELGIAINVAIMDAGGNLLAFSRMDRAPLLSIEIAQDKAYTAAAFGRPTHEWYDVIKDKPSLKTGIVHTKRLTVFGGGYPVRCGEDLAGGIGVSGGSTEQDQACCEAALGLITE, from the coding sequence ATGGGAATGTTTATTGAACAAAAAACAATTTCGAGCGATCTGGCTGAGCGGATGGTGGAGGCCGCCAAGGAAAAAGCAAGAGAGCTTGGCATTGCTATTAACGTAGCGATTATGGATGCAGGAGGCAATTTATTAGCTTTTTCTAGAATGGATCGGGCGCCGCTATTAAGTATTGAAATCGCCCAGGATAAAGCCTATACAGCTGCTGCATTTGGCCGGCCTACGCATGAATGGTATGATGTAATTAAAGACAAGCCGTCTTTAAAAACCGGTATTGTTCATACAAAGCGGCTTACCGTGTTCGGCGGCGGCTATCCTGTACGTTGTGGAGAAGATCTAGCAGGCGGAATTGGAGTAAGCGGCGGTTCGACCGAGCAAGATCAAGCTTGCTGTGAAGCGGCACTTGGCTTGATAACTGAGTAA
- a CDS encoding response regulator transcription factor codes for MTASVLLAEDELAISQVLKAYLVKAGFHVIQAFDGRQAIDLFYSEPPDLVLLDVMMPKADGWTVLKEIRQTSACPIIMLTALGDVTYRLDGLNNGADDYITKPFNGEEVAARVRAVLRRSINEPPTSALKHYGSLTIDSVAHRVTLKGIDLSLTPRDLSVLLFLASQPNRTFTREQLIEHVWGHDYDGSDRAVDLSIKRLRKALKNWPETEGEIKTLRGLGYQFCVHENN; via the coding sequence ATGACTGCTTCTGTACTGCTTGCAGAGGATGAATTGGCTATCAGCCAAGTATTAAAAGCTTATCTAGTCAAGGCCGGCTTTCATGTGATCCAAGCTTTCGACGGACGACAAGCGATTGATTTATTCTATTCCGAGCCGCCTGATCTTGTGCTGTTAGATGTCATGATGCCCAAGGCAGATGGCTGGACCGTTCTTAAAGAGATTCGTCAAACAAGTGCCTGTCCAATCATTATGCTGACAGCTCTTGGGGATGTAACCTATCGGCTAGATGGATTAAATAATGGTGCAGATGATTATATTACAAAGCCATTCAATGGAGAAGAAGTGGCAGCTCGAGTGCGGGCGGTTCTGAGACGATCAATCAACGAACCCCCGACTTCGGCTCTCAAGCATTATGGCAGCTTAACCATTGATAGTGTGGCCCATCGAGTCACATTAAAAGGAATTGATTTATCATTAACACCACGTGATTTATCGGTATTGCTGTTTCTTGCCTCCCAGCCAAATCGAACCTTTACACGGGAACAGCTGATCGAGCATGTGTGGGGACATGATTATGACGGCAGTGATCGCGCTGTGGACTTGTCGATCAAAAGACTCCGCAAAGCCTTGAAAAATTGGCCGGAGACAGAAGGAGAAATTAAAACCTTACGGGGATTGGGGTATCAATTTTGTGTTCATGAAAACAACTAG
- a CDS encoding sigma-54 dependent transcriptional regulator, whose protein sequence is MKHILIVEDEWEVARFLARLFELKGYRTTHVENGDCFDQLDDYSVFQLAFIDVRLPDRNGLEILQSLKLKAPQCACVIMTGYGTVKTAVDAIKNGAADFIEKPFEDITAIEQLAERLTDSSPKNNEEADYAVLARQLGYFLGTNSKMHQLYEFAYKIASKDITILIEGETGTGKEVLANYLHAASERKENPFIGINCGAISESLLESELFGHVKGAFTGATADRIGYFEAASSGTLFLDEIAEATPATQVKLLRVLETGEFMKIGGTIPKRTSARIIAASHVNLEEAVRQGSFREDLLYRLDVVKLIIPPLRERREDIPLLIQSLIEQLNAKIVFAKETIDRMVEYDWPGNMRELSNVIRRTAALSNDGMNITPDLLPGKVNGQHQSASVPVQVAPANFLDEWRQFASKVEHVYKREDPMQLNELIRQMKNMEKKTAAAIIHNVLKETAGNREQAAARLGLSKRQIRYYLNEK, encoded by the coding sequence ATGAAACATATTTTAATCGTTGAAGATGAATGGGAAGTTGCCCGGTTTTTAGCAAGATTGTTTGAATTAAAAGGATACAGAACAACACATGTGGAAAACGGCGATTGCTTTGATCAACTTGATGATTATTCTGTTTTTCAGCTTGCTTTTATCGATGTTCGTCTTCCCGATCGCAATGGCCTTGAAATTCTACAATCATTAAAATTGAAAGCTCCTCAATGTGCCTGTGTTATTATGACTGGCTACGGTACAGTCAAAACAGCTGTAGACGCGATTAAAAACGGAGCAGCGGACTTTATCGAAAAACCCTTTGAGGACATTACAGCGATTGAGCAGCTTGCCGAGCGGCTGACCGACAGTTCTCCCAAAAATAACGAAGAAGCAGATTATGCGGTTCTCGCCCGGCAGCTCGGCTATTTTCTGGGCACAAATTCTAAGATGCATCAATTATATGAGTTCGCTTATAAAATCGCTTCGAAAGATATTACCATTTTAATAGAAGGCGAGACAGGCACTGGAAAAGAGGTGCTTGCAAATTATCTGCATGCGGCAAGCGAACGCAAGGAAAACCCATTTATCGGTATTAACTGTGGGGCTATCTCTGAATCGCTGCTTGAAAGCGAACTATTCGGCCATGTAAAGGGAGCCTTCACCGGCGCGACCGCAGATCGGATTGGCTACTTCGAAGCTGCCTCTTCAGGGACTTTATTTCTTGATGAGATTGCAGAAGCAACCCCTGCTACTCAAGTAAAGCTATTGCGCGTTCTGGAAACGGGTGAGTTTATGAAAATCGGTGGTACGATTCCAAAGCGGACATCAGCACGCATTATTGCCGCTTCACACGTTAATTTGGAGGAAGCCGTTCGGCAAGGATCTTTTCGCGAAGATTTATTATACCGTCTTGATGTAGTAAAGCTCATCATTCCGCCACTCAGAGAACGGCGAGAAGACATTCCCCTTCTTATTCAATCGCTCATTGAACAACTAAATGCAAAAATAGTATTTGCCAAGGAAACGATTGATCGAATGGTTGAATATGATTGGCCCGGCAATATGAGAGAGCTTTCCAACGTAATCCGGCGCACTGCCGCTTTATCAAATGATGGCATGAACATCACTCCCGATTTGTTGCCGGGAAAGGTGAACGGCCAGCATCAATCCGCGTCGGTGCCCGTACAGGTTGCACCAGCCAATTTTCTTGATGAATGGCGCCAATTTGCCAGTAAAGTCGAACACGTATATAAGAGAGAAGATCCAATGCAGCTGAACGAGCTAATTAGGCAAATGAAAAATATGGAGAAAAAAACAGCAGCAGCAATCATTCATAATGTTTTAAAAGAAACAGCCGGCAATCGTGAACAAGCGGCTGCCCGACTTGGATTATCCAAACGACAAATCCGCTATTACCTAAATGAAAAATAA